Proteins from a single region of Geothrix sp. PMB-07:
- a CDS encoding YciI family protein yields the protein MIIVRYRKPLAEVEAVTEAHRAYLRDLQAKGVLVASGPLEPRFGGMWMVRVQDENPLADLDALRDGDPFYQHGLANYELLPWKVMQGKDGLDAI from the coding sequence TTGATCATTGTCCGCTACCGCAAGCCGCTGGCCGAAGTCGAAGCGGTCACCGAGGCCCACCGAGCCTACCTGCGCGACCTGCAGGCCAAGGGCGTCCTGGTGGCTTCCGGGCCGCTGGAACCCCGCTTCGGCGGCATGTGGATGGTGCGGGTGCAGGACGAGAATCCCCTGGCGGATCTGGATGCCCTGCGCGATGGCGACCCCTTCTACCAGCACGGCTTGGCCAACTACGAACTGCTGCCCTGGAAGGTGATGCAAGGCAAGGATGGCCTCGACGCCATCTGA
- a CDS encoding bacteriohemerythrin has translation MSIAIWSSRFETGIEAIDTQHKGLFAAINDLAESFKGGSSQAQARESLAFLARYTVEHFQAEERFMREATYPAFAAHASDHANLVSRLRAFQDKEASGKVVTMDVAIFLLEWLKQHICDADMRFVAFLKDQPRR, from the coding sequence ATGAGCATTGCCATCTGGAGCAGCCGGTTCGAGACCGGCATTGAGGCCATCGACACCCAGCACAAGGGCCTCTTCGCGGCCATCAACGACCTGGCAGAGTCCTTCAAGGGGGGCTCTTCGCAGGCCCAGGCACGGGAATCCCTCGCCTTTCTGGCGCGGTACACCGTCGAGCATTTCCAGGCTGAAGAGCGCTTCATGCGCGAAGCGACATACCCAGCCTTCGCGGCCCACGCCTCCGACCACGCCAACCTGGTTTCACGGTTGAGGGCGTTCCAGGATAAAGAAGCCAGCGGCAAGGTGGTGACCATGGACGTGGCGATCTTTCTCCTGGAGTGGCTGAAACAGCACATCTGTGATGCCGATATGCGCTTCGTGGCCTTCTTGAAAGATCAGCCGCGGCGATAA
- a CDS encoding PAS domain S-box protein — MLCLIAGFVALLSLLGTVIGRSTLAALSRDAVPMAPAAVVLVLLLAVALLILDCKPPVPIIRRLSCWMAGFVAAINLGLIVGHPAGGAFPLERWLALNRPGVQMSSPLTEVALFAAALSHLGRWTAAFPSRGARQVSALVALVPLGMGLLVLISYAVGVPLLYGTDSIPMSLPMALCGMFLGLALLSNCGRDTWPLAAFHPGGRRDPTWTVFGLSAMGLLLFLAISTLVLFAGSYIMRWQVEEARGRAREELATIAELKSRQIAEWMEERRADAEQIHRNAMMQEQLHRYLSHSPAAPSEREVVGWMQGLLQHDTYAQVVLYDAKGQVRSSAPAGLDPSAQARLEPPQLDRDVAAMKQAYSERKVVLQDLHRDDGQGEVHMSLWIPIRSGSTGSRAEGMLALRIDPRHFLYPLIQSWPTRSRTAETLLVRQDGGDVLFLSELRHQTGTALKLRFPLAAHPKLPAALAIQGREGLLDGIDYRGIPVLSVLKRVPGTDWHMVAKVDTAEVYGPLRQRVWAGGLGLVGALMLLGVGLGLLIWRHEARMVRKQLDLSQRFEWLMREANDSILLTDSEGRVLDANLQAEACYGYSRGEWLQMNVLDLRVPESRQAGIDLFDMTKAHRSLRFESIHCRKDGSPFPVEVSARARDLDGQLCVIAFIRDITERRAQEAELRKMSQLYAALSQVNQAIVWSPNQEALFDKICEVMVVFGQFDMAWIGLREAHSQRVMVAARHGDQTGYLDRIRVECGDSPLGAGPMGRAIQLETAYVENGFLTAEGCEAWWDEANASGFQSVAAFPIRRAGAVIGAIAVYSKQVGFFGAAEVALLEEAAMDISFAIDHLALEDDRRNTEVALLESERLLMEAQEAGRVGTYTWLIQEDHWQCSPFLEQIFGIGPDYPRDMAGWIGIVAPEFRHELGAYVAGIIQRHERFDLDYPIVRASDGLRRWVHGQGDIHRDSLGQPTVMVGIIQDITERKAAEQSLRKISVALEQSPLSIIITNPEGIIEYVNPAFTTVTGYSAEEAIGRNPRILKSGRTPQTAYRTMWATLTRGETWVGEFENLRKGGEPLYERATIAPVRDESGALVSYIAIKEDITREKHQEAERRSLEFQLHQSQKLESLGSLAGGVAHDMNNVLGAILGLASALREKAEPFAPEVKSLDTIMTACMRGRGVVKSLLYFAKKDLQEERPIDLNDLVREMSQLLSHTTLKRVLLKLDLQEGLGLLRGDPGALSHALMNLCVNAMDAMPGGGTLCIRTAPSEDGGLRLSVRDTGEGMPPEVLAKAMEPFFTTKPLGKGTGLGLSMVYGTMKAHDGAFRLESQPGQGTEAILTFPAARVEAMAPVIEAPSAGAPDEPERLRILLVDDDELIRESVAPLLEVLGHTVATAPGAEYAIRWLESGQKADLVVLDMNMPGMSGAEALPRILALRPELRVLMATGYSDQEVAPLLEAHSGVSSLRKPFSLKEIQRAIADLNIRPIRDPEPSL, encoded by the coding sequence GTGCTTTGTCTGATTGCCGGCTTCGTGGCCTTGCTGTCACTTCTGGGCACGGTGATCGGCAGGTCCACCCTTGCCGCGCTGAGCCGGGACGCGGTCCCCATGGCTCCGGCAGCGGTGGTTCTCGTGCTTCTCCTTGCCGTCGCGCTGCTCATCCTGGACTGCAAGCCCCCCGTGCCGATCATTCGCCGCCTCTCCTGCTGGATGGCTGGCTTCGTGGCTGCCATAAACCTCGGTCTTATCGTGGGTCACCCGGCCGGAGGCGCCTTTCCCCTCGAGCGCTGGCTGGCGCTCAACCGACCGGGCGTGCAAATGTCCTCGCCGCTGACAGAGGTCGCGCTATTTGCGGCAGCCCTGTCCCATCTCGGAAGATGGACCGCAGCTTTCCCCTCCCGGGGCGCCCGGCAGGTCTCGGCCTTGGTGGCGTTGGTGCCTCTGGGCATGGGGTTGCTGGTCTTGATCAGCTATGCAGTGGGTGTGCCGCTCCTTTATGGGACGGACAGCATTCCCATGTCCCTTCCGATGGCCTTGTGCGGGATGTTCCTGGGCCTTGCGCTGCTCTCCAATTGCGGCCGGGACACTTGGCCGCTGGCCGCCTTCCATCCCGGAGGACGTCGGGATCCCACCTGGACGGTGTTCGGGCTTTCGGCCATGGGGTTGCTGCTCTTCTTGGCGATCAGCACTCTGGTTTTGTTCGCGGGCTCCTACATCATGCGTTGGCAGGTGGAGGAGGCCCGGGGGCGGGCCCGGGAGGAATTGGCCACCATCGCCGAACTGAAATCCCGCCAGATCGCCGAGTGGATGGAGGAACGGCGGGCCGACGCCGAGCAGATTCACAGAAACGCCATGATGCAGGAGCAGCTGCACCGCTACTTGTCGCACTCGCCCGCAGCGCCATCCGAGCGGGAGGTCGTGGGCTGGATGCAAGGTCTGCTTCAGCACGACACCTACGCTCAGGTGGTGCTCTACGATGCCAAGGGGCAGGTGCGGTCATCTGCACCCGCTGGGTTAGATCCCTCTGCCCAGGCGCGCCTGGAGCCGCCGCAACTCGATCGGGACGTCGCCGCCATGAAGCAGGCCTATTCCGAACGGAAGGTGGTCCTGCAGGACCTGCACCGCGATGATGGCCAGGGGGAAGTCCACATGAGCCTCTGGATCCCCATCAGGAGCGGGTCCACCGGTTCCAGGGCCGAAGGCATGCTGGCCCTTCGGATTGATCCCCGGCATTTCCTGTACCCGTTGATCCAGTCCTGGCCTACCCGCAGCCGCACGGCCGAGACATTGCTGGTCCGACAGGATGGCGGCGATGTCCTCTTTCTGAGCGAACTGCGCCATCAGACCGGCACAGCCCTGAAGCTCCGTTTTCCCCTGGCGGCCCATCCCAAGTTGCCCGCCGCGCTGGCCATCCAGGGGCGGGAGGGCCTGTTGGATGGCATCGACTACCGGGGCATACCTGTTCTCTCTGTGCTCAAGCGGGTGCCGGGCACTGATTGGCACATGGTGGCCAAAGTGGATACGGCCGAGGTCTACGGGCCCCTCCGCCAGCGGGTCTGGGCGGGCGGTCTGGGGCTCGTGGGCGCCCTCATGCTGCTCGGAGTGGGCCTGGGGCTGCTGATCTGGCGCCACGAGGCCCGCATGGTGCGCAAGCAGCTGGATCTCTCCCAGCGCTTCGAGTGGTTGATGCGCGAAGCCAACGACAGCATCCTCCTCACGGACAGCGAAGGCCGCGTCCTCGATGCCAACCTCCAGGCCGAGGCCTGCTACGGCTACAGCCGTGGGGAATGGCTGCAGATGAACGTGCTGGACCTGCGTGTGCCGGAATCGCGGCAGGCGGGTATCGATTTGTTCGACATGACCAAGGCCCACCGTTCCCTCCGGTTTGAATCGATCCATTGCCGGAAGGACGGCAGCCCCTTCCCAGTGGAGGTCAGCGCACGGGCGCGTGACCTGGATGGGCAACTGTGCGTCATCGCGTTCATCCGTGACATCACCGAGCGCCGTGCCCAGGAGGCGGAACTCCGCAAGATGTCCCAGCTCTACGCGGCCCTGAGCCAGGTGAACCAGGCCATCGTGTGGTCACCCAACCAGGAGGCGCTGTTCGACAAGATCTGTGAAGTCATGGTGGTTTTCGGCCAGTTCGACATGGCTTGGATCGGCCTGCGGGAGGCCCATTCGCAACGGGTGATGGTGGCGGCCCGCCATGGCGACCAGACGGGCTACCTCGACCGCATCCGTGTGGAATGCGGCGATTCACCGCTGGGCGCAGGCCCCATGGGGCGGGCCATTCAGCTCGAAACGGCCTATGTGGAGAATGGCTTTCTCACCGCGGAAGGTTGCGAAGCCTGGTGGGATGAGGCGAACGCCTCCGGCTTCCAATCCGTGGCGGCCTTCCCCATCCGCCGCGCTGGAGCCGTCATCGGGGCCATCGCAGTCTATTCCAAGCAAGTGGGGTTTTTCGGGGCGGCCGAAGTGGCGCTGCTGGAAGAAGCAGCCATGGACATCTCCTTCGCCATCGACCACCTGGCCCTGGAAGATGACCGGCGCAACACGGAAGTGGCGCTCCTGGAGAGTGAACGGCTGCTCATGGAAGCCCAGGAGGCGGGCCGCGTGGGGACCTATACCTGGCTCATTCAGGAGGACCACTGGCAGTGCAGCCCCTTCCTTGAGCAGATTTTTGGCATCGGCCCCGACTATCCGCGGGACATGGCGGGCTGGATCGGCATCGTCGCTCCCGAGTTCCGCCATGAGCTGGGCGCCTACGTGGCCGGAATCATTCAGCGGCACGAGCGCTTCGACCTGGATTATCCCATCGTGCGAGCCTCGGATGGCTTGAGACGCTGGGTCCACGGGCAGGGTGACATCCACCGGGACAGCCTGGGGCAGCCCACGGTCATGGTGGGCATCATCCAGGACATCACGGAGCGGAAAGCGGCAGAGCAGTCCCTGCGGAAAATCTCGGTGGCCCTCGAGCAGAGCCCTCTGTCCATCATCATTACGAATCCTGAAGGCATCATCGAGTACGTCAATCCTGCCTTCACCACGGTGACGGGGTACTCGGCAGAGGAGGCCATTGGCCGGAATCCGCGGATCCTGAAATCCGGCAGGACGCCTCAGACCGCCTATCGCACGATGTGGGCAACCCTCACCCGGGGCGAAACCTGGGTGGGCGAGTTCGAGAACCTCCGGAAGGGCGGCGAACCCCTTTACGAACGCGCCACCATCGCTCCAGTGCGGGACGAATCCGGGGCGTTGGTGAGCTACATCGCCATCAAGGAAGACATCACTCGCGAGAAGCACCAGGAGGCGGAACGCCGTTCGCTGGAGTTCCAGCTGCACCAATCCCAGAAGCTTGAAAGCCTCGGCAGCCTGGCCGGTGGCGTGGCCCATGATATGAACAATGTGCTGGGCGCCATCCTGGGCTTGGCCTCCGCGCTGCGTGAAAAGGCCGAGCCCTTTGCCCCGGAGGTGAAGAGCCTGGACACCATCATGACGGCCTGCATGCGCGGACGAGGCGTGGTGAAGAGCCTGCTCTATTTCGCGAAAAAGGATTTGCAGGAGGAAAGGCCCATCGACCTCAATGACCTGGTCCGGGAGATGAGCCAGCTGCTGAGCCACACCACGCTGAAGCGCGTCCTCCTCAAACTGGATCTGCAGGAGGGCCTTGGGCTGTTGCGCGGGGACCCGGGCGCGCTCAGCCACGCCCTCATGAACCTCTGCGTGAACGCCATGGATGCGATGCCCGGCGGTGGAACCCTCTGCATTCGCACCGCCCCCAGCGAGGATGGCGGGCTGAGACTAAGTGTGCGCGACACCGGAGAAGGGATGCCGCCCGAGGTGCTGGCCAAGGCCATGGAGCCCTTTTTCACCACCAAGCCCCTGGGCAAGGGCACAGGGCTGGGGTTGTCCATGGTCTATGGCACCATGAAGGCCCACGACGGGGCCTTCCGTCTGGAGAGCCAGCCAGGGCAGGGAACGGAGGCCATCCTGACCTTCCCTGCGGCGCGGGTGGAGGCCATGGCCCCGGTGATCGAAGCCCCCTCCGCCGGGGCTCCGGATGAGCCGGAACGCCTGCGGATCCTCCTGGTGGATGACGATGAGTTGATCCGCGAATCGGTCGCACCCTTGCTGGAGGTGCTTGGGCACACCGTGGCCACGGCTCCCGGTGCCGAATACGCCATCCGCTGGCTGGAGTCAGGCCAGAAGGCGGATCTGGTGGTGCTCGACATGAACATGCCGGGCATGAGCGGGGCTGAGGCTCTGCCGAGGATCCTGGCGCTTCGCCCGGAACTACGGGTGCTCATGGCCACGGGCTACAGCGACCAGGAAGTGGCGCCGTTGCTGGAGGCGCATTCAGGCGTATCCAGCCTGCGGAAGCCCTTCAGCCTGAAGGAAATCCAGCGGGCCATTGCAGATCTAAACATCCGGCCCATCCGCGATCCCGAGCCTTCCCTGTGA
- a CDS encoding carbonic anhydrase has translation MTSTTSLLALLLTATPFLAAHQEEPRSAFKEDHAKPRAGRLEAKEAKKKTAHGSEAKTAQDPAARLKALEQENQRLRQELAAKNGAAGSQPGAESASPEGALAELKAGNARFAAGTRTRTQMGYNDAALRATLAKGQAPFAVIVTCSDSRLGDNFIFDQELGRLFTVREAGNCPDTQSLASIEYAVEHLGSKVVVVMGHESCGAVKAVLESGPTPLPGNLWSLQAAMSGLVESVPHAANEPASAHMAHLVEANARRQAKVVLSRSAIVQHLCETGKLNVVPAVYELASGQVRFLPAVSLDAPNTETHH, from the coding sequence ATGACATCCACGACCTCTCTCCTGGCACTGCTGCTCACAGCCACGCCCTTCCTTGCCGCGCACCAGGAGGAGCCGCGGAGCGCCTTCAAGGAGGATCACGCCAAGCCGCGAGCTGGGCGACTGGAAGCCAAGGAGGCGAAGAAGAAGACGGCTCATGGCAGCGAGGCCAAGACTGCCCAGGATCCAGCGGCACGGTTGAAAGCCCTCGAACAGGAGAATCAGCGGCTGCGGCAGGAACTCGCCGCGAAGAATGGCGCGGCTGGATCCCAACCCGGGGCGGAATCGGCCTCGCCCGAGGGCGCGCTTGCGGAGCTCAAGGCGGGCAACGCGCGTTTTGCCGCAGGCACCCGCACCCGCACCCAGATGGGTTACAACGATGCGGCCTTGCGAGCCACCCTTGCCAAGGGCCAGGCGCCTTTCGCCGTCATCGTCACCTGCAGCGACAGCCGCCTGGGCGACAACTTCATCTTCGATCAGGAACTGGGGCGCCTCTTCACGGTGCGCGAAGCCGGCAACTGTCCCGATACCCAGAGCCTGGCCAGCATCGAGTACGCCGTGGAGCACCTGGGCTCCAAGGTGGTGGTGGTGATGGGCCACGAATCCTGCGGCGCCGTGAAGGCGGTCCTGGAATCGGGCCCCACCCCCCTTCCCGGCAACCTCTGGAGCCTGCAGGCCGCCATGTCGGGCCTGGTGGAAAGCGTTCCCCATGCAGCCAATGAACCCGCCAGCGCGCACATGGCCCACCTGGTGGAAGCCAATGCCCGGCGCCAGGCCAAGGTGGTGCTGAGCCGCAGCGCCATCGTCCAACACCTGTGCGAGACCGGGAAGCTCAACGTCGTGCCTGCCGTCTACGAATTGGCCAGCGGCCAGGTGCGCTTCCTTCCGGCGGTGTCCCTGGATGCCCCCAACACCGAAACCCATCACTGA
- a CDS encoding methyl-accepting chemotaxis protein — MLTNLKIGARLGLGFGLILALLMVVMGVGLNRMGVIGENTKEIVEHYNMQERLAYDMAEQQHIVSRVMRTIILEADSAEKKKYDSKLEEARKAYDESASKLQASLRSEESKKLFSAVQSAREKVRPSNNKVLDLSLKGGRDKEAAAVLIDEVQPQANALQKDIDDLVAYLKAATAKRYGEAKAAESQATTYMITISVAALLAGIVLALFITRSVTKPLAAMGAVIETVAQGDLTQRVEIDSKDELGELGRILNSTNEGLREMVLQIQESALAISTASGEISMGNTDLSRRTEEQAASLEETASSMEQITSNVNQTADNARSANTESNKARQIAQDGGAAVTQVIAAMEAINQSSAKINEIIGVVDEIAFQTNLLALNAAVEAARAGEQGRGFAVVAAEVRNLAKRSADAAKEIKGLIRESVAKSMDGNKVAAHAGDTIQEVVTNVQRVTSLVSEIANATQEQSTGLNEINKAVVSMDEVTQQNAALVEESAAAAESMDAQAHALTEIVARFKTGVEVRRTQAARPKPQGPAAQSAAKPARAAVKRGPARPEIAHARPTVATPKSDEDGSWEAF, encoded by the coding sequence ATGCTGACCAACCTCAAGATCGGTGCCCGCCTCGGCCTCGGTTTCGGCCTCATTCTCGCCCTGCTCATGGTGGTCATGGGCGTGGGCCTTAACCGCATGGGCGTCATCGGCGAGAACACGAAGGAGATTGTCGAGCACTACAACATGCAGGAACGGCTGGCCTACGACATGGCCGAGCAGCAGCACATCGTTTCCCGTGTCATGCGCACCATCATCCTGGAAGCCGATTCGGCGGAAAAAAAGAAATACGACTCAAAGCTGGAGGAAGCCCGAAAAGCCTACGACGAATCCGCCTCCAAATTGCAGGCCAGCCTGCGCTCGGAGGAATCCAAGAAGCTGTTCAGCGCCGTCCAGTCCGCCCGGGAAAAGGTCCGCCCCTCCAACAACAAGGTGCTCGATCTTTCCCTCAAGGGTGGCCGGGACAAGGAGGCTGCGGCCGTCCTGATCGATGAGGTGCAGCCCCAGGCCAACGCCTTGCAGAAAGACATCGATGATCTGGTTGCCTACCTCAAGGCGGCCACGGCCAAACGCTACGGCGAAGCCAAGGCCGCCGAGTCGCAGGCCACCACGTACATGATCACCATTTCCGTGGCAGCCCTTCTCGCCGGCATCGTTCTGGCCTTGTTCATCACCCGCAGCGTGACCAAGCCCTTGGCGGCCATGGGCGCGGTCATCGAAACCGTGGCCCAGGGTGACCTCACCCAGCGTGTGGAGATCGACTCCAAGGACGAACTGGGCGAACTGGGCCGCATCCTCAACAGCACCAACGAAGGGCTGCGGGAGATGGTGCTGCAGATCCAGGAAAGCGCCCTCGCCATCAGCACCGCCTCGGGCGAGATCTCCATGGGCAACACCGATCTCAGCCGCCGCACCGAAGAGCAGGCCGCCAGCCTGGAAGAAACGGCCAGCAGCATGGAGCAGATCACCAGCAACGTGAACCAGACCGCCGACAACGCCCGTTCAGCCAACACCGAATCCAACAAGGCGCGCCAGATCGCCCAGGATGGTGGCGCCGCCGTCACCCAGGTCATCGCCGCCATGGAGGCCATCAACCAGTCCTCGGCCAAGATCAACGAGATCATCGGCGTGGTCGATGAAATCGCCTTCCAGACCAACCTGCTGGCCCTGAACGCGGCCGTGGAAGCGGCGCGAGCCGGGGAGCAGGGCCGCGGCTTTGCCGTGGTGGCCGCGGAAGTACGCAACCTGGCCAAGCGCAGCGCCGACGCGGCCAAGGAGATCAAAGGCCTCATCCGCGAAAGCGTGGCCAAATCCATGGATGGCAACAAGGTGGCGGCCCATGCGGGTGACACCATCCAGGAGGTGGTAACCAACGTGCAGCGCGTCACCTCGCTGGTGAGCGAGATCGCCAATGCCACTCAGGAACAGAGCACGGGCCTCAACGAGATCAACAAGGCCGTGGTTTCCATGGATGAAGTGACGCAGCAGAACGCGGCCCTGGTGGAAGAATCCGCCGCGGCGGCCGAATCCATGGATGCCCAGGCCCATGCCCTGACGGAAATCGTGGCCCGTTTCAAAACCGGCGTCGAAGTCCGCCGCACCCAGGCGGCCCGGCCCAAACCCCAGGGGCCCGCAGCCCAAAGCGCTGCCAAACCCGCCAGAGCTGCGGTGAAGCGCGGCCCTGCCCGCCCTGAAATCGCCCATGCCAGGCCCACGGTCGCCACACCGAAAAGCGACGAGGACGGCTCCTGGGAAGCCTTCTGA
- a CDS encoding methyl-accepting chemotaxis protein, with protein MSFLDNFKMGPKLIGSYLVLAALAALVGTVGIKQIRVIDAADTKLYEKMTVPLGEMGDMMQLFQRQRVNLRDAIMTGDVERYGGRIKELEGQLNKIEESFQKTLLTDKGKTAFRIYKDANSKYDEVTARCLTLVQAGKSREAEALMRGEGAKDQAAVIEALDNIQNMKLELAKATSDGNTAIANGAVNLMLAIMGLSVALGVVTGIIMTRGITRPLNQFGEVLHAVAEGDLSIHSDLSSKDELGVMSEQLNATITQLKEAMLQVQESALAISTASGEISMGNTDLSRRTEEQAASLEETASSMEQITSNVNQTADNARSANTESNKARQIAQDGGAAVTQVIAAMEAINQSSAKINEIIGVVDEIAFQTNLLALNAAVEAARAGEQGRGFAVVAAEVRNLAKRSADAAKEIKGLIRESVAKSVDGNKVAAHAGDTIKEVVANVQRVTSLVSEIANATQEQSTGLNEINKAVVQMDEVTQQNAALVEESAAAAESLDAQAHALTEIVGRFKTGVEVRRSQAAKPHTTITSQPASPKTAAKPTRSALKRPPARPELAAAKQPVPMPKGDDDGQWESF; from the coding sequence ATGTCCTTCCTCGACAACTTCAAGATGGGCCCGAAGCTCATCGGCTCGTACCTGGTTCTCGCGGCCCTCGCTGCCCTGGTGGGTACCGTGGGCATCAAACAGATTCGTGTCATCGATGCTGCCGACACCAAGCTCTACGAAAAGATGACCGTGCCGCTGGGCGAAATGGGCGACATGATGCAGCTCTTCCAGCGGCAGCGGGTGAACCTGCGCGACGCCATCATGACCGGCGACGTCGAACGCTATGGAGGCCGCATCAAGGAGCTCGAAGGCCAGCTGAACAAAATTGAGGAATCCTTCCAGAAGACCCTCCTCACAGACAAGGGCAAGACGGCCTTCAGGATCTATAAAGATGCCAACAGCAAATACGACGAGGTAACAGCACGGTGCCTGACCCTCGTCCAGGCAGGCAAGAGCCGCGAGGCCGAGGCCCTCATGCGGGGGGAGGGGGCCAAGGATCAAGCGGCTGTCATCGAAGCCCTCGACAACATCCAGAACATGAAATTGGAACTGGCCAAGGCGACTTCGGATGGCAACACCGCCATCGCCAATGGCGCCGTCAACCTGATGCTGGCCATCATGGGACTCAGCGTGGCCCTGGGCGTGGTGACCGGCATCATCATGACCCGCGGCATCACCCGGCCTCTCAATCAGTTCGGCGAAGTGCTGCACGCCGTGGCCGAGGGCGACCTGAGCATCCATTCCGACCTGTCCTCCAAGGATGAACTGGGCGTCATGAGCGAGCAGCTCAATGCCACCATCACCCAGCTGAAGGAAGCCATGCTGCAGGTGCAGGAGAGCGCCCTGGCGATCAGTACCGCCTCGGGCGAGATCTCCATGGGCAACACCGATCTCAGCCGACGCACCGAAGAACAAGCCGCCAGTCTGGAAGAGACCGCCAGCAGCATGGAGCAGATCACGAGCAACGTGAACCAGACCGCCGACAACGCCCGTTCGGCCAACACCGAATCCAACAAGGCGCGCCAGATCGCGCAAGATGGCGGCGCCGCCGTCACCCAGGTCATCGCCGCCATGGAGGCCATCAACCAGTCCTCGGCCAAGATCAACGAGATCATCGGCGTGGTGGATGAGATCGCCTTCCAGACCAACCTGCTGGCCCTCAACGCCGCCGTGGAAGCGGCGCGAGCCGGGGAGCAGGGCCGCGGCTTTGCCGTGGTGGCCGCGGAAGTTCGAAACCTGGCCAAGCGCAGCGCCGACGCCGCCAAGGAGATCAAGGGCCTCATCCGCGAAAGCGTGGCCAAGTCCGTGGATGGCAACAAGGTGGCCGCCCACGCCGGTGACACCATCAAAGAGGTGGTGGCCAACGTGCAGCGCGTCACGTCCCTGGTGAGCGAGATCGCCAACGCCACCCAGGAGCAGAGCACCGGCTTGAATGAAATCAACAAGGCCGTGGTGCAGATGGACGAGGTGACCCAGCAGAACGCGGCCCTGGTGGAGGAATCCGCCGCCGCGGCGGAATCGCTCGATGCCCAGGCCCATGCCCTGACGGAAATCGTGGGCCGTTTCAAGACCGGCGTCGAAGTACGCCGAAGCCAGGCAGCCAAGCCCCACACCACCATCACTTCTCAGCCCGCCAGCCCAAAAACAGCCGCCAAGCCCACCCGGTCCGCCCTGAAGCGGCCACCGGCCCGCCCCGAACTGGCCGCCGCCAAGCAGCCTGTTCCCATGCCCAAAGGCGACGATGACGGGCAGTGGGAATCCTTCTGA
- a CDS encoding chemotaxis protein CheW, producing MATTDASSQGLQQVLCFALAGEAYALPILKVREIQAQATITRIPKAPPYMPGVINLRGAIVPILELRQRFSLGEAPEDTRPVIVIVEVQGRTLGIRVDSVSDVLDLDPSAIRPAPELGTQTALGREFIAGLASLPGASGNDSMLILLDLDRLLSDGELLALENATV from the coding sequence ATGGCTACCACAGACGCCAGTTCCCAGGGGCTCCAACAAGTGCTTTGCTTCGCCCTGGCCGGTGAAGCCTATGCCCTGCCCATCCTGAAGGTCCGTGAGATCCAGGCCCAGGCCACCATCACGCGCATCCCCAAGGCCCCGCCCTACATGCCGGGCGTCATCAACCTGCGGGGCGCCATTGTGCCCATCCTGGAGCTGCGCCAACGATTCTCCCTCGGCGAGGCCCCCGAAGATACCCGCCCGGTCATCGTCATCGTGGAGGTTCAGGGCCGCACCTTGGGCATCCGCGTGGATTCAGTATCAGACGTCCTGGATCTGGATCCCTCCGCCATCCGGCCGGCCCCCGAACTGGGCACCCAAACGGCTTTGGGCCGCGAATTCATCGCAGGCCTGGCCAGCCTTCCAGGCGCCAGTGGCAACGATTCCATGCTGATCCTGCTGGATCTGGACCGCCTGCTTTCCGACGGGGAGCTGCTGGCCCTCGAGAACGCCACGGTCTGA
- a CDS encoding lipid asymmetry maintenance protein MlaB — MARKSTPPLPSHALEGDLDVFSIHLQWERLLPLLGDARGTLQLDLTAISDLDLSGLQLLCVLEHDLKAKGIPLSILGVKPEWQSRFASLGLGALFGGGPS, encoded by the coding sequence ATGGCACGGAAGTCCACTCCCCCCCTCCCATCCCACGCCCTCGAGGGCGATCTGGATGTCTTTTCGATCCACCTTCAATGGGAACGCCTGTTGCCCCTGCTGGGTGATGCGAGGGGAACCCTCCAGCTCGATCTGACCGCGATCAGCGATCTGGATCTGTCCGGCCTCCAGTTGCTTTGCGTCCTGGAACACGACTTGAAGGCCAAAGGGATTCCCCTTTCCATCCTGGGCGTGAAGCCGGAATGGCAGTCCCGCTTCGCGTCCCTGGGACTGGGCGCCCTGTTCGGGGGGGGCCCTTCATGA